CAGCCGCTTCACGGGGACGCCCCGCCGGGTGCTGTACTTCTGGCACACGGTGCTCAACAACCTGCTGACCACGCTCTCCAACATGACGAGCGGGCTGAACCTCACCGACATGGAGACCTGCTACAAGGCCTTCCGCGCCGAGGTCCTGCGCTCCGTCGAGGTGGAGGAGAACCGCTTCGGCTTCGAGCCCGAAATCACCGCCAAGGTGGCCCGCGGCAACTGGCGCATCTACGAGGTGCCCATCAGCTACCACGGGCGCACGTACGAGGAGGGCAAGAAGATTGGCTGGAAGGACGGCGTGCGCGCCCTCTACGTCATCGGCAAGTACGCGCTGAAGCGCTAGTCGCGGGACGGGGTGACCTCCCGGGTCGTCCGGCGCGGGCCTCGCGTGCACGAGGTCCGCCCGGAGACACTCCCGCTTCACGGCTAGCGTCGGGTGCCGCTGTCACTGGTGCCCGAGGGTCCCGCGTTGGTGCCCGTGGTGCCGCCGGTGCTGCTGTTGTCGAGCCCCGCGCCCGAGCCGCCGGTGCCGCCGGTCGTGTTCGGGTTGCCGGTGCTGGTGCCGCTCGCGCCCGTGCCACCAGTGCCGCCCGGGCTGGTGCCGCTGGTGGCCGGGTCGTTCGTGCTGCTCGTGCCCGTCGTCCCCGTGGTGTCCGTCCCGCTCGCGCCGCTGCCACCCGCGCCCGTGCCGCTGATGTCGGAGCCGGTGCTGCCCGAGCTGGTGCCGCTGCCGCCCGCGCCCGTGCCGCTGAGGTCGGAGCCCGTGCCGCTCGAGCCCGAGCCGGTGCTGCTGCCGCCCGCGCCCGTACCGTAGACACCGGAGCCGGTGCTGCCCGGTTGGGTGCCCGAGCCCTGGACATCGGAGCTGCTGCCGCTGCCCCCGATGCCGTCGTTGCTCGAGCCCGCACCGCTGTTGTCCTGCGTGGAGCCACTCGGGACGGCGTCCTGCGAGCCCCCCGTCATCTCCGTCGTGCTGCCCGAGCCACCCGTGCCCTGCTCGTCGCGTGCATCGGAGGACTGCCGGGACTCACAGGCCCAGCCCAGCGCCATCGCCGGCACCAGCGCGCCAATCAACCACCCTCTTCGGAAATCTTTCATGGTCGTGTTCCCCACCACTGTGGACCACTCAATCTGAAACCGATGGACCCGGGCGACAGGGGCGCGGCGATGGGCGTCGGGCCGCCGCTCGGAGAGCAGGACGCCCAGGCACAACGCCCCTTCCGTGGACTGAGCGGCAAGGGAGCGTGCTTGCGCGACACGGGCGCCTCCCCGCGCGAGGCGGTGGGCGCCACGGTGCTCAACCGACGTGAAGGGGACGCAAGGGGCGGCTCCCTCGGGCCCGGGGGTGCTCACGGCCCGCGCGGACCCACGCGCCGCCCACGAGCAGCAGCACGACGCCGAACGCGAGGAAGCCCAGGTCCCACGCGAGCTGGTGGGGTCCGGGCTTCACGTGGTGCAGCCCGAGGAACTGGTGGTCGATGAGGCCCTCGACGACGTTGAACAGGCCCCAGCCCATGAGCGCGCCGCCCAGGAGCACGCGCCCGCTCCAGGGGACGTCCGCGCGCGTCCCGGCGCGCCACAGCAGCGCGAGCCCCGTGGCCGTCGTCAGCCACGTGAAGGCGTGGAAGAGGCCATCCCAGAACATGTTCACCTTGGAGCTGACCAGGTCCATGACGGGCACCTGGCTCGCGAGCATGTTGTGCCACTGGAGTATCTGGTGCAGCAGGATGCCGTCGACGAAGCCCCCCATGCCCACGCCCAACAGCAGCGCGGCGGCGAGCAGCGGACGCCGGTTGCCGACGACTTCGTTCCCCTGGCTCGGGCTCACGAGGACTCCTCCTGGGTGAAGGAGCGTCTCGACGAGGCGCGGGGCCGTGCATCGCTCCACGGCGACCAGACGATGAGCACGACGAGCCACAGCACCACGAGCAGCGGCATCAGCGTCAACGCGAGGCGCCCCAGGAAGTGCTCGTTGTAGATGCCCGCCTCGACCCTCGGTCGACAGGTGTCACAGGCCCAGGCCCCCGTCGCCAGCAGGCCCGTGGCCAGGACCCCCGCGGCCCTGCCCCATCCGGAGATTCGCTCCATGTCCCGCAAGCTGGGGACGCGCGGCGCCATCCCCCAGCCGAGTCAGGATGGCCGGCCGCTCGGTGGGCTCCGAGCTGGGATGGGCCTCCGCGCGCTCCCTCCGAAAGAGGGCGACGCTCCCTCGCCCGTCGGACGGCGTGGCAGGCCAGCCCCCCTTCGCCTCGTGGAGGAGGCGCGCGCTTCGCCAAGGGGGCGAAGCACGCGCCCTCACCCCACGGTCCACCTACCCGTGGGCCCGGGTCTCCTCCGTAGGAGAAGGCTCGGGCGGCGGCACCGAGGGAGGCGCGCCCAGGAGCAGCGCCTTCGCCGCGTCCACCGCCTCGCTCGTCCCCGTCAGCGCGAGCACGTCGCCCACCTGCAGCACCTCCTGCGCGGTGGGGACGGACAGGCTCTGCTCGCCGCGCTGGATGGCCAGCACCGTCGCGCCCGTGAGGCCGCGCAGGTTCACCTGGGCCAGCGTCTTGCCCGCCCCGGGGCTCGACTCCTCCAGCCGCACGGAGGCCGGCGCGCCCAGGCCCGGCAACAGCCCCTGCACGTGGTCCAGCGCGTGCTCCTCCGCGCCCGGCTCCTTCGAGTGCGACTGCGCCGCCAGCGCCGCCACCAGCACCTGCGCTCCGGCGCGCACATGGCCGTGCAGGTTCGTCGCTCCGCGCCAGAAGGCGACGCCCAGCGCGCCCACCAGCACCAACAAGACGAGGGGGCCCGCCAACCCCTTCAAGAAGGGCTGCGTCACCACCACCACCGGGATGGCCACCAGCAGGACGATTCCCACCTGCAGCGTGACGAGCAGCACCCGACGCGGCGCCGCGGCCAGGTCCAGCTTGCCGTCCTTGCGCGCCGGCAGCGCCGCCTCCGACAGGATGGTGCCCAGCCGCCGCGCCATGCCGATGACGCCCAGCACGAACGGCACCGCCAGCAGCACCGCGCCGCCCAGGATGAGGTTCTTCGACAGGTCCTCGTCCACGCCCGTGCGCACCTCGACGAAGTGGGCCATGCGGTCCGCCATCAGCGCCGTGCCGATGACCAGGACGACCAGCAGCACCGCGTCCAGCACCAACAACCGGATGAGGCGCCGCACGCCCGCGCCCAGCGTCTCCCGACGCGGCGCCTGCCGCAGCCGCTCCACCCACGTGCCGTACAGCGTGACGAAGGTCTGCAGGGGCTTGGGCAGCTTGCGGTCCACCCACGACGCCACCGGCCCGGAGGCCTTGATGAGCAGGGGCGTGGTGAGCGTGGTGATGGCCGACACGGCCACCGCCACCGGGTAGATGAACGAGCCGGTCGCCTTCAAGGACAGGCCCAGCGCGGCGATGATGAAGGAGAACTCGCCAATCTGCGCCAGGCTCAGCCCCGCCTGCACCGACGTCCGCGTGCTGTTGCCCGTCAGGAACGCGCCCAGCGCCACGCTGACCAGCTTGCCGACGATGACCACCACGGTGAGCACGAGGATGGCCAGCCAGTGCTCCATGATGAGCGCGGGGCTGATGAGCATGCCCACCGACACGAAGAAGATGGCCGCGAACATGTCGCGCACCGGCTGCACCAGGTGCTCGACCAGCTTCTCCTCGCCCGACTCCGCCACCAGCGAGCCCGCGAGGAACGCGCCCAGCGCCACCGAGTAGCCGAACGACTGCGCCAGGAGCGCCACCGCGAAGCAGATGCCCACGCTCGCCACGAGCGTCGTCTCCGGCCGGTTCAGCTTGATGACCGCGCGCATGGCCCGCGGGATGATGAACAGGCCCACCGCCACCAGGCCCACCAGGAACGCCACCAGCTTGCCCGTGGTCAGCGTCAGGTCCTTCACGGACAGGCCCGCGCCCGTGGAGATGGCCGTCAGCGTGGCCATCAGCAGCACCGCGATGAGGTCCTCGACGATGAGCACGCCCACCACCAGCTCCCGCAGCTTCCCGCGGATGCCCTGCTCGTCGAACACCTTGGCGATGATGGTGGTACTGGACACGGCGATGATGGCGCCGGTGAAGATGCTCTCCAGCGTCGTCCAGCCGAAGGCGCGCCCCACCACGAAGCCCAGCCACACCATGATGCTGCACTGGATGACGGCCGTGATGCCGGCGGTGAACCCCACCGAGAACAGCTTGCGCAGGCTGAACTCCAGCCCGAGCGAGAACATCAGCAGGATGACGCCCAGCTCCGACAGCGTCGTCACCACCTCCTGGTTGGCGACGAGCGGAATCGGCAGGTAGGGGCCCACCACGAGGCCCGCGAGGATGTAGCCGAGCACCACGGGCTGGCGCAGCTTCTGGAAGACCACCGTCGTCACCGCGGCGACGCACAGGACAATGGCAATGGCCTGGAGGACCTCGTGGGCTCCGTGCATCAGGTCACCTCAATCTGGAAGACTCGGATGGGACGCGCCCCAGCTTTCCGAGGACTCGGAAGACAAGGGCCATCCCTCGGGGATGAAAGGAAAAGACGACGTCACGCCGGGCTTTTTCGCCCGGACCACCGCGCAGGTCCACGCGCGACCCCGGCCCTTCGGAGGGCCAGCGTCGCGCACGGGTCAGCCGAACTCGGGTGGTCCGCGCAGCGTCCGACTGGCGATGGAGGGACGGTCCGCGATTTCCCCGCTCGACGTGGGCGCCGCCGGGGCGCGACGTTCGCGCAAGGTGACGCGCGTGAAGGCGTGGTGACGCTCGCGGCCCCAGCGGTACAGGGCCAGCAGGTCCGGCTCCAACCCCGTGCGGGTCCGCACCGAGGAGGCCGCGGAGACGACGGGCCCCGCGCCCACGTGGAGGCCTGAGTCCCAGCCGCCCAGGTCCGTGATGTGGAACTGCGCGCCCCAGCGCCGCGAGGACTTCTTGGAGGACCTGGCGCCCTGGCGCACCGAGGTCACGCCGGAGTCGACGTAGAAGCCGCGCTCGGGGGCGCTTCGGGTGGGGCACTCGGCGTCCCCGGCGCGCAGGACGGTCGCCAGGACCAGGGCCATGCCCAGGGCCAGCAGCCCGGCCCGGACGAGCTCACTCCCGGAACCGGGCATTCGTGATGTCGGGCCGGGGGAGCGCATCGCTCGTTCAGGTACTACGCCGGACATGGCCCCGTAAAGCGCGGGTTATCCCCAGCCCGCCAGTCCGCTGGGCCCCACCGCGCGGACGAGGCGGCGAGCCCGTGGAGCGCCGTGCTCGCTCGCCGCTCCACGCATGCTTCGCGGGCCCGTCCCGGGGGTCGGGGGACGCCCATGGCGGGACACGACGGGCGTCCGCGCGCGAGCGTGTCCACTCGGGTCGGGCCGGATGCGCGTGCAGGTTGAGGGACGTGGCGCCTTCATGGGGTTTGAGGGTGACGCGGTTTTCGGGTCCGAGGCTCTCGGCGGTGTGGCCTCGGGCCGGCTTGGGGGGTCCATGGGGTAACGGCCTTGGGCCCGGAGTTCCCGCGAGATTCGCGGCGGCGCGCTCGTGCGCCCGTGGATCTCCACGCGCCCTGACGCGAGGTGACGACACCCCGTTCCAGGCGGGTGCGTCACCGGCCTGTAGGCCCATGTCCTCCTCTCCACGAATGAGTCGACCGGGACGCAGCGCGAAGGCGCGCGTGGACGATGACAACGTCCGCCCGTGCACAGCGATGGCAGGCGTCGGTGCGGCGCGTGCGTGGGCGTGCCGCCGAGGGGGAGCATCCCTAGGTTGAGGGTGTGCTTTCACGATTCCTGCTCTACGGGTGCACGGGTTGGGTGCTGGAGGTCCTCTTCACGGGGGCGAACGCGGCCCTGCGGCGGGACAGGAGCGCCACGGCGCAGACCTATCTCTGGATGCACCCCATCTATGGGGGGACGGCGCTGGCGCTGGAGGAGGTCTCCGCGCGGCTCAAGCCCCTGCCCCGGCCGGTGAGGGCGTTGGCCTACACGGCCCTCATCTTCGGGGCGGAGTACGCCACGGGGTGGCTGCTGAAGAAGGTGCTCGGCCGCTGTCCCTGGGACTACACGCCGCACCGCTGGAGCGTGCACGGGCTCATCCGCCTGGACTACGCGCCCGCCTGGTACCTCACCGCGCTGCTGTTCGAGCCGGTCCGCGACGGGCTGCTCCATGTCACCAGCGATGCCCTGCGGCACACGCCCGAGTACCGGGAGGCCGAGGAGGCCGGGGTGGTGCCGGCCGGGTGCCTTCCCGAGGGCGAGGCGGAGCAGGCCGGTGTGGTGGCCACGCGCTTCGAGCGGGCCCAGGTGGTGGAAGTCTCCCCCTGAGGCGGGGGTTCGTGGGGGGTGGCCCTTCCCCCGCCCGAGTCCGCTGGTCGACTGCTCCCCAGGCGGTTGTGAAAGGGCTTCCGGCTTTTCTTCCTCCGTGCCGCGTCGCGTAGTACCTTCGCGGCCGCATTCCCCCACGCGCCAGCGGGAAATTCCGCCGACTCTCCGAAAGTTTCCGCCCTCGTATGTTCGACTGGCTTCACACCCTCTTTTCGCGCGACCTCGCCATCGACCTCGGCACGGCGAACACGCTCATCTACATCCGCGGTCAGGGCATCGTGTCCAACGAGCCCTCGGTGGTGGCCGTCCAGCAGGACGCGCGCGGGGGCAAGAAGGTCCTCGCGGTGGGCAAGGAAGCCAAGGAGATGTTGGGCCGCACGCCGGGCAACATCGTCGCCATCCGGCCGATGAAGGACGGCGTCATCGCCGACTTCGAAATCACGGCGGCGATGCTGCGCTACTTCATCCAGAGCGCGCACAACCGCAAGACGCTGGTGAACCCGCGCATCATCATCGGCATCCCCTCTGGAATCACGGAGGTGGAGCGCCGCGCGGTGCGTGAGGCGGCGGCGAACGCGGGCGCGCGTGAGGTCTACCTGATTGAGCAGCCCATGGCGGCGGCCATCGGCGCGGGCCTTCCGGTGACGGAGCCCAGCGGGAACATGATTGTGGACATCGGCGGTGGCACGTCCGACGTCGCGGTCATCAGCCTGGCCGGCATCGTGTTCGCCAAGAGCGTGCGCATCGGCGGCGACAAGCTGGACGAGGCGATCATCCAGTACGTGAAGCGCAAGTACAACCTGCTCATCGGCGAGCGCACGGCGGAGCTCATCAAGATGGGCATCGGCACGGCGTATCCGACGGACGAGGTCATGACCATGGAGATCAAGGGTCGCGACCTGGTGGCCGGTGTGCCGCGCACGCTGACGGTGTCGAGCGACGAGGTGCGTGACGCGCTCGCCGAGCCGGTGAATGGCATCGTCGAGGCGGTGAAGCTGACTCTGGAGCGCACGCCGCCGGAGCTGGCCGGTGACATCGCCGACAGGGGCATCGTGCTGGCCGGTGGTGGCGCGCTGCTGAAGAACCTGGACACGCTGCTCCGTGAGGAGACGGGCCTGCCGGTGTTCCTGGCCGAGGACCCGCTGTCCGCCGTCGTGATTGGCGCGGGCAAGGCGCTGGAGTCGCTCGACATCCTCCGCCAGGTCTGCCAGCCGGGCTGAGCTTCGGCCCTGTCGTGAGCACCGCGGCGCCGTGCCTCCTGGAGGCCGGCGCCGTTCGTGTTTTTGGGGTCAGACCTCGGTGAATCTCACGCCGGTGACGTGGGCTCGCTCCAGGGCGAGCTTGAGGTCCTCGGAGACGATGAGGCCCAGGTCCCAGCCCCAGGTACGGAACACCTTGGCGTCGCCGACCTTCGACTTGTCGATGCGCATGCCGATGACGGACCTGTACTCCCCCACCCGCTCGGGCTGACCGTCTTCGGGCTTCCAGTACAGGACCTCCTCGGAGGCCTCGTCGTCGATGCAGCGCAGGAGCTTCGTGGCCACCAGGATGAGGTACTGGTCAGGCAGCCCCTGGATTTCGACGGGGAAGAACTGCACCGCGTCAGGTGCCAGTTCCATGAAGAGCGTGACGGCGCGGACATGGACGACAGGCGCCATGCCAAGCCCCGCGGTGCTGAACTCCAGGTGCCGCCCGGGCTCATCGATGGGGATGCTCAAACGCCCTTGGGGTGGAAGCGCTCGCCCAGAACGGAAGACATATGGGTCCTCCAGTTCCACGCCACGCTCATCCAGCGGGTCTCCCAGGTCCCAGTTCCCGGACTCCATCACCTGCGCGAGCTTGAAGTAACGCTTGGGCATATCTGGCCCTCTACCTCACTTTCCTCGCGTCACCAGTTCATTGAGTCTCGTCCCCTTCGTCCTGACTTCCATGGACAGGGCCTGGAGCTCGGTGGTCAGCGCCTTGCGACACGCCTCCACGGTGCGACAAGCCCTCGTCGCGCTATTGAGTCGCTCATAAATGGCTTCGTGGTACGGCCGTGGGTGAGGGCCTTTGTGGCCTCGCACCTCCACGATGTTCTCCGGATCCTTCAGCTTCATTCCCGCCTTCCGGAAGATTCTCCTGAACTGAGGGGTCCAAGGCCCACCCTGGACAGCGGAGATGCTGTTCTTGTCCGTGGCGATGTGATGACGATGCGGCTTGCTCGCACCATTTCTCTGGCCAGCCATCGCCAGTGCATTGGGTGCGAGCGCGATGGTGAATCCCTCGCCCGACACCGCGACTGAACGCACCGCCCCCACGGCCGCGAACTGAAAACCCGCCTGAGACTCGACCGCCAACGCGGCCTGTGCGGAGCCCGGCAACCGTGCTGACTTCGCCGCCAGCCCCGCCGTACTGCCGATAGCGGCGGTGGCCAACATCACGAAGATGCGTGCCGCGTTCTCACCCAGCACCGCACCAAATGCGGAGCCTGCTTCGTCGAGTTGCTCAAAGGTGGTGGCACGGTCCACGTCCCTGACGAGCACGCACCATCCACCGATGATGCCCAACACCGTGTCGACGCCCAGGTAGGCGATGGCTGTCGCCGTCAGCAGCGTCGCCAGCCCCTTCGACACGGGCTCGGGCAAAGCCCACAAGAGCATGTACATCGTCACTGAGGCCATCACCACCGAGAGGACTTGCCGGGGGTTGGTCATGTCATCCAGCGCCTCGGCTGACTCGTCCCAGACCGAGCCCATGGCGATGGCCATCGCCAGCACGTACTTGCCATCACTGCCGAGCAGGGGACCTTCCTCCAGCAGACTCAGACAATCGCCCGGCGTGCCCTTGTTCCGACACCATCGGCCATAGGCCTGGGTCATCTCCTCGTCCGCATAGGCCTCCAACAGGTGGGGCCCCTCACCCGAGGGCACGTCTCTGGCCGAGAGACGGTGCGTCCGGTGCTCATAGAGGTACAACCCACTGCGGGACGGAAGCCCGAACAGCTCACGGGCCTGATGCATCGGGTTGTTCGAAGGAACGACATCACGCGACAGGGACTTCATCGCGTCCTCGAACTCGTCATCCTCGAGTCGGGCCTCGACCAGCTCCGCGCCCTCTTCCTCATGTGGCGTCAGGGTGAAGACCTCGCTCCCTGTGTCGAGGCGAACGACCCGGGACGAGGAGCACCCCACTCCCACCAACAGCATGAGCAGCGCAACGTACCAACGTGGCGACATGGGCCCTCCGTGTCAGAGCCCGAACCATGCCTCGCGCCCCTGACACGGCCAGGGAAGACCCGCGCCGTTCGTGTTTCTGGGGGTCAGACCTCGGTGAACCTCACGCCTGTCACTTGGGCGCGCTCCAGCGCGAGCTTGAGGTCCTCGGAGACGATGAGGGCGACAGCCCAGCCCTGCGTCCGGAACACCTGCGCGTCGCCCACCTTCGAGGCGTCGATGCGCATCCCACTGACAGATCTGTAGTCACCAACCCGCTCGGGCTGGCCATGCTCGGGCATCCAATACCGCACCTCGGTGGACGCCTTGTCATCGATGCAGCGCAGGAGCTTCGTGGCCACCAGGAGCTGGTACTGGTCCAGGTACCCCTTGATGGCGACAGGAAGAAGCTGAACGTCGTCGAGCGCCAGCTCCGCGAAGAGCGTTGCGACTCGCACATGCACCACGGGAGCGACCCCCAGGCCGGCGGTGCAGAAGTCCAGTCGGCGCCCAGGTGCGTCGATGGGAACCGAAAGGCGCCCTGGGCTGGAAACAGGTCTTCCCGCCGCGAACACATAGGGGTCAGCCACCTCCTGACCGTGTTCGTCCTGCACATCGCCCAGGTCCCAATTCCCCGCGCGCATCTCCTCCGTCAGTCTGAAGTAGCGATTCGACATCGTGGGCCATCCTCGCGACCTGCCTCCGAGCCGGCAAGGGAGCACGAGCGGGTTTGACACCCACACAGGCCCTGGATTGTGGTGCGCCCATGAGCACATCCACGGTTCGTCACACGTTGTCGAAGGTCCTCGCCGCCACGCTGCTCGTGTCCTCTCCCGCGCTCGCGGACTGGGTCGGTGACCTGCGCGTGAAGAGCGCCCCCGCGCCCGGGCAGAAGACCGCGCCTCCTGAGACGAAGGGCAAGATGTACGGCCGCGCCGGCATGCTGCGCATGGACCTGTCCCCCGTCGAGGTCCCTGGCGGCATGTCCATCCTCTTCAACTGGGAGAAGCGCACCGGCTCCACCCTCTTCCACGAACGCAAGGCCGCCACCACTCGCAACCTCGACGACATGTCCGTGAAGATTCCCGGCGCCTGTTCCGGGAAGAACCAGGACTTCGACGCGTGCTTCAAGGAACAGGGCTTCAAGAAGGTCGGCACCCAGAAGGTCAACGGCCACCCGACCGTCATCTATGAAGGTGTCCCCCCCGGTGCCGAAGGCGCCGTCGAGCGTCAGAAGGTGTGGCGCCCCACCGACCTCCCCGAGGTCGCCTACGTGCGCAGCCAGACCTTCGATACCAAGGGCAAGCTCCAGGCCGAAATCGACGTCACCAACATCAAGGTCGGCGAACAGCCCGCCTCCCTCTTCGCCATCCCCGCCGACTACGAGGAGCTCGACGCCCCCGGCCCCAACGACTCCGTCATGGGGACCTTCAAGCCCGAGGACTTCAAGGGCAAGTCGCCCGAGCAGATCCAGGAGATGATTCGTCAGCGCATGGCGGCCCCCCAAGGCGCCCCGCCCGCCAAGACGAAGTAGCCCGCCTCAGCTCGCGCGAGCCACCACGCCGCCGTCCCCCAACAACGCGGGACGGCGGTGCTTCGCGTACAGCGCGTCCCGCCACGCGAGCAGGTCCGGGAACGCCGCGGCCAGCGACTCGTGATGCCACACCTCACGCGTCCCCGGCCCCACCGACAACCACGCGTCATCCACGGGACGCACGAACTGGAGCATCAGCCCTGCCGTGATGTCCGCGTACGTGAAGCCCTCCATCAAATAGGGGCGCCCGTTCAACTCCGCGCGAAGCCGCTCCAACGCGGGGACGGCCTTCTCCTGAAGCACCCGCTCGGGGTCCGCTACCGCGTGGTGCTTGCGCGAGATGAACCGCACCCCCAGTCGAGCGACCGGCGCGGACACCCCGCGAAGGAACCCAGGGATGTACGCGGGCAGGCTCTCCCGCTGCGCCCTCGGGTTCTCGAGCATCCGGCGCAACACGTTCGCCCGGGCGATGCCCAGCACCGCGTCGCTCACCAGCTCCCAGCGCTCGATGGTCTCCATCGCATCCGCGGGGAACAGCGGCGCACCGCGCCCCTGCGCCTCCGCCCTGCGCGCAATCGAGAACGAGCCCGTCGTCGCGCCCTCCGGCTCCACCAGCAACGGCACCGTGGGACGCGTGCCCTTCGGCGTGCGCCAACGCAACGCCAGCTCACCCGTCAGCGGCGTGTGCTCGCGGTAGCGGTAGTCGACACCGTGGTGGTCCAACGCCCAGAGGGCCTTCTCCGTCCAACCCGAGTACCGCAACCCATACAGAGTGCGCATAGGCCCCAGAACCTACGCCGGACCTGGCCGGGATGTATAACCAGGACATGGCTCCTCTACTCCGACTCCACCTGCGTGACATCAGCCACTCCCTGGTGGAGGCCTGGCGCCAGGAGTTCGCGGGCCTCGACAACGTCACCATCTCCCGAGGAGACATCTTCTCCGAGCGAGAGGGACAGGTGTCCCCCAACGACCCCATCGACATCCGCGCCGACGCCATCATCAGTCCCGCCAACAGCTTCGGGTTCATGGATGGCGGCATCGACGCCGTGTACACGTACCAGCTCGGCCAGCAGGTACAGGACCGCCTGCGCGAGCTGCTCGAGAAGGACTGGGGCGGCGAGCTCCCCGTGGGCAGCGCGGTGCTCGTCCCCACCGGCCGCGAGGAGATTCCCTGGTGCATCAGCGCGCCCACCATGCGCGTGCCCACCGATGTCAGCGAGACGGTGAACGCCTACCTCGCCATGCGCGCCTCGCTGCGCTGCGTGCTCGCGTACAACAAGACGGCGAAGACCCCCATCCGCACCATCCTCACCCCGGGCCTGGGAACCGCCATCGGCCGCATGCCCGCCCTCCGCTGCGCGCGACAGATGAAGGACGCGTGGCTGCGCACCGTGGTGGGACCGGACTTCATCCCCGGCACGCTCCGCGCAGCCGCGACGGACGACGCCCGGCTGAAGCCGTAGCGCCGCGCGGGCCCGCATCCCCGTGCTACAAGCCGGGCCCATGAGCCCTGCCCGCGAGCCCCGCTCCTCGACGAAGCAGTCCGCCCGCCCCGCCTCGAAGCGCGAGAAGCCCCCTTCCTCCGGGAAGGCCGCCCGGAACGCCCTCGCCGCGAAGTCCGTGGCCTCGGAGGCGGCTCCTCGCGGCAGCAAGCGCGGCAAGTCCTCCACCCAGAATCCCCCGGCCAGCGCAGCGACCCGTAAGTCCTCGGCCACGAAGCCCACCCCAGGCTCCGCGCCGCGCAAGTCCGGCGCCGCGCCCAACCCGCCCATGCCATCCAAGTCCGCGCCCGCCGCGAAGACGACACCGGCCGTCCCCGCCCCCACGGACGGCCTGCCCATCGTCTTCTTCGAGACCCCCGCCGCCTTCGACCGCTGGATGGAGAAGCACCACACCACGCGCGGCGCGTGGCTCAAGTTCACGAAGAAGGGCCACAGCCCCACCTCGGTCACCTACCAGGAGGCGCTGGAGGTCGCGCTGATATGGGGTTGGATCGACGGCCAGAAGGGCCGCTTCGACGAGACCGCGTACCTCCTGCGCTTCACCCCGCGCGGCCCGCGCAGCATCTGGTCGAAGATCAACCGCGAGAAGGTGCTCGCCCTCATCGACGCCGGGAAGATGCGCCCCACGGGGCTGGCCGAAGTCGAGAACGCGAAGAAGAACGGCCGCTGGGACGCCGCCTACGACTCCGCGCGCACGGCCACCATCCCGGAGGACCTCGCCCAGGCCCTGGCCGCCAACCCGCGCGCGCAGGCGTTCTTCGCGACACTCAACTCCGTCAACCGCTACGCCATCCTGTTCCGCGTCCAGAACGTCAAGAAGGCGGAGACCCGCGCTCGCAAGATCGCCGAGTACGTCGACATGCTCGCCCGGAACGAGAAGATCCACTCCTGATGCCCGACTCCAGTTCCTCCCCCGTGCTCGCCGTGCGCGAGCTGTGCAAGACCTACGCGGGCACCGTCGCCGTGGACGGCATCTCCTTCGAGGTGGGCCGCAACGAAATCGTCGGGCTGCTCGGCCCCAACGGCGCCGGTAAGACCACGACCATCAACATGGTGCTCGGCGTGCTCGAGCCCACCTCCGGCTCCATCCACATCCAGGGCGTGGACCTGGAGAAGCACCGCTCCCAGGCCCTGGAGCGCACCAACTTCGCCGCCGTCTACGCGCCCCTGCCCGGCAACCTCACCGTCGTGCAGAACCTGCGCTACTTCGGGCTCATCTACGGCGTGAA
The Myxococcus fulvus DNA segment above includes these coding regions:
- a CDS encoding glutathione S-transferase family protein encodes the protein MRTLYGLRYSGWTEKALWALDHHGVDYRYREHTPLTGELALRWRTPKGTRPTVPLLVEPEGATTGSFSIARRAEAQGRGAPLFPADAMETIERWELVSDAVLGIARANVLRRMLENPRAQRESLPAYIPGFLRGVSAPVARLGVRFISRKHHAVADPERVLQEKAVPALERLRAELNGRPYLMEGFTYADITAGLMLQFVRPVDDAWLSVGPGTREVWHHESLAAAFPDLLAWRDALYAKHRRPALLGDGGVVARAS
- a CDS encoding imm11 family protein, encoding MSNRYFRLTEEMRAGNWDLGDVQDEHGQEVADPYVFAAGRPVSSPGRLSVPIDAPGRRLDFCTAGLGVAPVVHVRVATLFAELALDDVQLLPVAIKGYLDQYQLLVATKLLRCIDDKASTEVRYWMPEHGQPERVGDYRSVSGMRIDASKVGDAQVFRTQGWAVALIVSEDLKLALERAQVTGVRFTEV
- a CDS encoding YdeI/OmpD-associated family protein; translated protein: MSPAREPRSSTKQSARPASKREKPPSSGKAARNALAAKSVASEAAPRGSKRGKSSTQNPPASAATRKSSATKPTPGSAPRKSGAAPNPPMPSKSAPAAKTTPAVPAPTDGLPIVFFETPAAFDRWMEKHHTTRGAWLKFTKKGHSPTSVTYQEALEVALIWGWIDGQKGRFDETAYLLRFTPRGPRSIWSKINREKVLALIDAGKMRPTGLAEVENAKKNGRWDAAYDSARTATIPEDLAQALAANPRAQAFFATLNSVNRYAILFRVQNVKKAETRARKIAEYVDMLARNEKIHS
- a CDS encoding macro domain-containing protein, translated to MAPLLRLHLRDISHSLVEAWRQEFAGLDNVTISRGDIFSEREGQVSPNDPIDIRADAIISPANSFGFMDGGIDAVYTYQLGQQVQDRLRELLEKDWGGELPVGSAVLVPTGREEIPWCISAPTMRVPTDVSETVNAYLAMRASLRCVLAYNKTAKTPIRTILTPGLGTAIGRMPALRCARQMKDAWLRTVVGPDFIPGTLRAAATDDARLKP